The sequence below is a genomic window from Lelliottia sp. JS-SCA-14.
CGTCCTGCCAAAACCAAAGCCGCTGACCGAAGCCGAGTTCCGCTGGGAACATAATCAGGACGCGATGGCCGTGGATAAACTGGCCGAAGGCATTCGCCTGTTCGCCGTTGACCAGCGCAAACTGGAAGATCTTCTCGCCGCCAAACTTTAATCATGCCATGGAGTGAACTATGTCCCGTAAAGAGCTAGCCAATGCCATTCGCGCCCTCAGCATGGATGCGGTACAAAAAGCCAATTCCGGCCACCCGGGCGCGCCGATGGGCATGGCCGATATCGCCGAAGTGCTGTGGAATGACTTTCTGAAGCACAACCCGACCGACCCGACCTGGTATGACCGCGACCGTTTTATTCTCTCCAACGGCCACGCCTCGATGCTGCTCTACAGTCTGCTGCATCTCTCCGGCTACGACCTGCCGTTAGAGGAGCTGAAAAACTTCCGTCAGCTGCACTCCAAAACGCCGGGCCACCCGGAGCTGGGCTATACGCCGGGCGTCGAAACCACCACCGGCCCGCTCGGCCAGGGGCTGGCGAACGCGGTGGGGCTGGCGATTGCCGAACGCACGCTGGGCGCGCAGTTTAACCGCCCGGACCATGAGATTGTCGATCACTTCACCTACGTGTTTATGGGCGACGGCTGTCTGATGGAGGGGATTTCCCACGAGGTCAGCTCGCTGGCGGGGACGCTGGGACTCGGCAAACTGATCGGTTTTTACGATCACAACGGCATCTCCATCGACGGGGAAACCGACGGCTGGTTTACCGACGATACGGCAAAACGCTTCGAGGCCTATCACTGGCACGTGGTGCATGAAATCGACGGCCACGACCCGGAAGCCATAAAGAAAGCGATTCTTGAAGCCCAGAGCGTGACGGACAAACCGTCGCTGATTATCTGTCGCACGGTGATCGGCTTCGGCTCGCCAAACAAAGCGGGTAAAGAAGAGGCCCACGGCGCGGCGCTGGGCGAAGAGGAAGTGGCCCTGACGCGGCAGAAACTGGGCTGGAAATATCCGGCCTTTGAGATCCCGAAAGAGATCTACAAAGCCTGGGACGCGCGCGAGGACGGCGAGAAAGCGCAGCAGGCGTGGAACGAAAAATTCAGTGCCTACAAAAAAGCGCATCCCGATCTGGCAGCAGAGTTTTCCCGCCGTATGAGCGGAGAACTACCGCAAGACTGGGAAGCGAAAACGCAGGCGCTGATCGAAGATTTACAGGCGAATCCGGCTAAAATCGCCACCCGTAAAGCCTCGCAAAACACCCTCAACGTCATCGGCCCCATCCTGCCAGAACTGCTGGGCGGCTCGGCGGATTTGGCCCCGAGTAACCTGACCATCTGGTCCGGCTCGAAATCGCTGAAAGAGGATATCTCCGGGAACTACATCCAC
It includes:
- the tkt gene encoding transketolase — encoded protein: MSRKELANAIRALSMDAVQKANSGHPGAPMGMADIAEVLWNDFLKHNPTDPTWYDRDRFILSNGHASMLLYSLLHLSGYDLPLEELKNFRQLHSKTPGHPELGYTPGVETTTGPLGQGLANAVGLAIAERTLGAQFNRPDHEIVDHFTYVFMGDGCLMEGISHEVSSLAGTLGLGKLIGFYDHNGISIDGETDGWFTDDTAKRFEAYHWHVVHEIDGHDPEAIKKAILEAQSVTDKPSLIICRTVIGFGSPNKAGKEEAHGAALGEEEVALTRQKLGWKYPAFEIPKEIYKAWDAREDGEKAQQAWNEKFSAYKKAHPDLAAEFSRRMSGELPQDWEAKTQALIEDLQANPAKIATRKASQNTLNVIGPILPELLGGSADLAPSNLTIWSGSKSLKEDISGNYIHYGVREFGMTAIANGLAHHGGFVPYTATFLMFVEYARNAARMAALMKARQIMVYTHDSIGLGEDGPTHQAVEQLASLRLTPNFSTWRPCDQVEAAVGWKLAVERHTGPTALILSRQNLAQIERSPEQVKNIARGGYILKDSGGKPDVILIATGSEIEITVKAAEKLTAEGHAVRVVSLPSTDIFDAQDEAYRESVLPSNVAARVAVEAGIADYWYKYVGLKGAIVGMTGYGESAPADKLFPYFGFTVENVVEKALGVM